Below is a genomic region from Balneola sp. MJW-20.
AAAGCTGACAATATTAACTTCCGTGTGATCGGTTCGGATGCCATCTTTAGTTTTCCGGAAGGATTTGATATTCACAAGCACTTCATTGTGCCGGAAGGAGTTTTTGTGAATACAAGAAATCATAGATTGAGTGCAAACCAGACCCTTCGTCTGGATGTCAGACCGGATGCTCCGGCTGTACAGACCAACTACGATGTTTATGTCCTGCGGGATAGCAAGTATGTGATCGGTAATTCACCGCCCGTATTGATCATCCGCTAAGCGGATTATTTTATAAAATCCTGAGCCTCGTCTACAAAACGGGGCTTTTTTATTGATCAGAAGTTCTGAAAACAATAAAGAACCAGCCAGTCTGTACTAATATCTGATCTGTGAAACTATTATAATGACCGGATCACTGTAACAGTTGAGAAATCAAAAAGGGCTATGAGTAAATCTGAAGAGAATTCACTGCGGCATCGCCTGCATATGATCATATTTGAGGCGGATACTCGCTTAGGTAAACTCTTCGATGTGGTTTTGATCGTTAGTATCATCGCCAGTGTGATCGTGGTCATGCTCGACAGTGTAGCTTCTTACCGCTTAGCTTATGGTGAATTCTTTCTTATCCTGGAATGGTTCTTTACGGTTCTATTCACCATCGAATATATTCTCAGGATCATTACCGTCAGCCGGGTAAGTGGTTATGTATTCAGCTTCTATGGTTTGGTTGACCTGTTTTCAATTCTTCCTACCTACATCAGTATTCTTATACCGGGTTCTCAGTATCTGACAGTCATCCGTATTCTTAGGGTGCTGAGGGTATTCAGGGTCCTTAAGTTTACCCAGTATCTTATTGAAGTTGATCAGCTCAGAGATGCTATGCACCGCTCCCGTCGCAAGATCACGGTCTTTATCTTTACCGTTATGACTATCACTGTGATCATGGGTTCACTCATGTATGTGATCGAAGGAGCTTCCAACGGATTTACTTCCATCCCACGTAGTATTTACTGGGCCATTGTTACTCTTACCACGGTGGGATACGG
It encodes:
- a CDS encoding ion transporter, giving the protein MSKSEENSLRHRLHMIIFEADTRLGKLFDVVLIVSIIASVIVVMLDSVASYRLAYGEFFLILEWFFTVLFTIEYILRIITVSRVSGYVFSFYGLVDLFSILPTYISILIPGSQYLTVIRILRVLRVFRVLKFTQYLIEVDQLRDAMHRSRRKITVFIFTVMTITVIMGSLMYVIEGASNGFTSIPRSIYWAIVTLTTVGYGDISPVTPLGQMLSAVIMIFGYGIIAVPTGIVTVELGRTDPRRNHTTEVCRYCSREGHAPDAVYCKYCGSKLNP